One window of Mediterraneibacter gnavus ATCC 29149 genomic DNA carries:
- a CDS encoding energy-coupling factor ABC transporter ATP-binding protein: MKIELKKMRYVYPTGEEALKGIDLTIEGTDPVAIIGQNGAGKTTIVKHFNGILRPASGDVFINGENIQNRSTAQWSREVGYVFQNPDDQLFLETVRKEFEFGPQQLGISKKEINERINWVADIVGLSEKLDTHPFDLTSTEKKFCTIGAVIMMDPKILIFDEPTCGQDVEGNSRLQRIIEELKSREKLCITISHDMKFVVRNFKRVIVMCKGKILLDGNAEDVFAQTELLKQSFVTPPPITRIAQGAGLKKTVFTTGAFIKIFEEERNC; this comes from the coding sequence ATGAAAATAGAATTAAAGAAAATGCGCTATGTGTATCCTACAGGAGAAGAAGCATTAAAAGGGATTGATTTAACAATAGAAGGAACAGATCCAGTTGCGATTATTGGGCAAAATGGTGCCGGAAAAACAACAATAGTAAAACATTTTAATGGTATTTTAAGACCTGCCTCAGGAGATGTTTTCATTAATGGAGAAAATATTCAGAATCGCTCTACTGCTCAGTGGTCAAGAGAGGTGGGATATGTTTTTCAAAATCCGGATGATCAATTATTTTTGGAAACTGTGAGAAAAGAGTTTGAATTTGGACCACAACAGCTTGGAATATCAAAAAAAGAGATTAATGAGAGGATAAATTGGGTTGCTGATATCGTGGGGTTATCAGAGAAATTGGATACACATCCTTTCGATTTAACGTCTACGGAAAAAAAGTTTTGTACAATTGGCGCTGTAATCATGATGGATCCCAAGATTCTTATTTTTGATGAGCCAACTTGTGGGCAGGATGTAGAAGGAAACTCCAGGCTTCAGAGAATTATAGAAGAACTGAAAAGCAGGGAGAAACTCTGCATTACAATTTCACACGATATGAAATTTGTAGTAAGAAATTTTAAAAGAGTGATTGTAATGTGTAAGGGGAAAATTCTGTTGGATGGAAATGCGGAAGATGTATTTGCACAAACAGAACTGCTAAAACAAAGTTTTGTCACTCCTCCGCCAATCACAAGGATTGCACAGGGGGCAGGACTTAAAAAGACCGTTTTTACAACGGGAGCATTTATAAAAATTTTTGAAGAAGAAAGGAATTGTTAA
- a CDS encoding energy-coupling factor transporter transmembrane component T, translated as MKTKLNKIGCFLLVEGIMVKTSNTFVEKHTVIEKLNPMTKVLAIFSLGLGTLIFPNSWLGLLVIIGLFIVAYIAKILKEFTKVMLGFGIPITVMLMFIQGFYSPKNKTMIADFGFASLGLEGVLYALKIVSTLLVFLGSFYIMNKTTYTGKLVAALTETGLPPKVGYLILASLNVVPQMQRRMSVIQEAQNARGVETGGGVISRVKAYIPLLGPVVMSSLTDAQERGMTLETRGFGIKGVKQTSYVEVTKSKLDKVLRSLLIVFFVSVLLITVLMKTNVI; from the coding sequence ATGAAGACGAAGCTGAATAAAATAGGATGTTTTTTATTAGTGGAGGGAATCATGGTCAAAACATCAAATACATTTGTGGAAAAGCACACAGTGATTGAGAAATTAAATCCAATGACTAAAGTATTGGCAATTTTTTCTTTGGGGCTGGGAACATTGATTTTTCCTAACTCCTGGCTTGGACTTTTGGTAATTATAGGATTATTTATAGTAGCATATATTGCAAAAATCTTAAAAGAGTTTACAAAAGTAATGCTGGGATTTGGAATACCGATTACAGTAATGTTAATGTTTATTCAGGGCTTCTACAGTCCTAAAAATAAAACAATGATTGCAGACTTTGGATTTGCCAGTCTTGGTCTGGAAGGAGTTTTATATGCATTGAAAATTGTCAGTACATTATTAGTTTTTCTTGGTTCTTTTTATATTATGAATAAAACAACTTATACAGGGAAATTAGTTGCTGCATTAACAGAAACAGGGCTTCCACCAAAAGTTGGATATTTGATTCTTGCAAGTCTGAATGTTGTTCCTCAAATGCAAAGAAGAATGTCTGTCATTCAGGAAGCGCAGAATGCCAGAGGTGTAGAAACGGGTGGAGGAGTCATATCAAGAGTGAAAGCATACATTCCTTTGCTTGGGCCGGTGGTGATGTCTTCTTTAACAGATGCACAGGAAAGAGGGATGACTTTGGAAACACGTGGATTTGGAATTAAAGGTGTGAAACAGACAAGTTATGTAGAAGTTACAAAATCTAAACTGGATAAAGTATTACGCTCCTTACTGATTGTATTTTTTGTGTCAGTACTGCTTATCACAGTACTAATGAAAACAAATGTGATATAA
- a CDS encoding carbohydrate kinase family protein — protein MHNVIVIGDANVDIIVPYPRFLNKERTLVDYPTPELQGGGTSANTAVALAKLGVGVSFWGTVGEDQYGRYIKKDLKSEGVNIADMITEPELNTVGVFAFIDENGERYLWGWPRTAQSFKVLDETKIPFEKIYKADWVHSSGMCLAYESSARSTIIKIFKAAYESGIPTSFDLNLRVDNGALDPEYEKAVREIIKYTTYLLGSGTDEFIWLGEEKDWRKNALKFVSDTRTVIVRNGKDGSYGFSINEEEKAAAFNVKVEDTVGAGDVYNAGFISARLNGQSLKESLILGNAVSGYTVSRKGARSSPDQTELKRFLRVHQAEVEERR, from the coding sequence ATGCATAATGTAATTGTAATTGGTGATGCCAATGTAGACATTATTGTGCCGTACCCAAGATTTTTAAATAAGGAGCGAACATTAGTGGATTATCCAACGCCAGAATTACAGGGAGGCGGAACATCTGCCAATACAGCTGTAGCCCTTGCAAAATTGGGGGTTGGAGTAAGCTTTTGGGGAACAGTAGGGGAAGACCAGTATGGGCGGTACATAAAAAAGGATTTAAAAAGTGAAGGCGTGAATATAGCTGACATGATTACTGAGCCGGAGTTAAATACAGTTGGTGTATTTGCGTTTATCGATGAGAATGGGGAGAGATATCTCTGGGGTTGGCCGAGAACAGCACAATCCTTTAAAGTCCTTGATGAAACAAAAATACCATTCGAAAAAATTTACAAAGCAGATTGGGTGCATTCATCGGGAATGTGCTTAGCGTATGAGAGCTCAGCCCGGAGCACAATCATAAAAATATTTAAGGCAGCGTATGAGTCAGGAATACCGACTTCTTTCGATTTGAATTTGAGGGTGGATAATGGAGCGTTGGATCCAGAATATGAAAAGGCTGTACGTGAGATTATCAAATACACAACATATTTGTTAGGTTCAGGAACTGACGAGTTTATTTGGCTAGGTGAAGAAAAAGACTGGAGAAAAAATGCGCTTAAGTTTGTTTCTGATACAAGGACGGTAATTGTGCGTAATGGAAAAGATGGATCGTACGGCTTTTCAATAAATGAAGAGGAGAAAGCAGCAGCATTTAACGTTAAAGTCGAGGATACAGTTGGAGCAGGAGATGTTTATAATGCAGGATTTATCAGTGCACGGCTGAATGGGCAATCGCTAAAAGAGAGCTTGATTTTAGGAAATGCCGTTTCTGGATATACGGTAAGCAGAAAAGGGGCACGAAGCAGCCCTGATCAAACAGAACTAAAAAGATTTTTAAGAGTACACCAGGCAGAAGTGGAGGAGAGAAGATGA
- a CDS encoding energy-coupling factor ABC transporter ATP-binding protein: MGEVVLEVRDFSFKYRQTKRKALKKINFQVKKGEFFCIIGANGAGKSTLCNSLVGLIPHYFVGKMSGEVLVSGARVSDSSISDLSAQIGLVFQNPFNQLSYTAGTVAEELAYGLGNRGIPRSEMIQKVEYVAKIMRIDHILNKNPLELSGGQVQRVAFGSTFIMEPQILVLDECTTQLDPLGSEEIFDIVKKLNSGGITVIMVDHEMERVAKYADRVMVLDKGQVIAIDHPGKIFGDPDIVNYHIDVPDYVKVIQELKNRGYTDRDIEITEEPTIALVREALGR, translated from the coding sequence ATGGGAGAAGTAGTATTAGAAGTCAGAGATTTTTCATTTAAATATCGACAGACCAAAAGAAAAGCTTTGAAAAAGATTAATTTTCAGGTGAAAAAGGGAGAATTTTTTTGTATTATCGGCGCAAATGGTGCTGGGAAGTCTACCTTGTGTAATTCATTGGTAGGATTGATTCCTCACTATTTTGTAGGAAAAATGTCAGGTGAAGTACTGGTATCTGGAGCAAGGGTTTCAGATAGTAGCATTTCGGATTTATCTGCTCAAATTGGCCTGGTTTTTCAGAATCCGTTTAATCAATTGTCATATACTGCTGGAACAGTGGCAGAAGAATTGGCATATGGACTCGGAAACAGGGGGATACCTAGAAGTGAGATGATACAGAAAGTAGAGTATGTTGCCAAAATAATGCGTATAGATCATATTCTTAACAAAAATCCGTTGGAGTTATCTGGTGGACAGGTACAAAGAGTAGCATTTGGTTCTACTTTTATTATGGAACCTCAAATTCTTGTCCTGGATGAATGTACCACTCAATTAGATCCACTGGGGAGTGAAGAGATTTTTGATATTGTTAAAAAACTTAACAGCGGCGGTATTACTGTAATCATGGTAGATCATGAGATGGAAAGAGTGGCGAAGTATGCAGATAGAGTTATGGTACTGGATAAAGGGCAGGTGATTGCAATTGATCACCCTGGCAAAATCTTTGGGGATCCTGATATCGTAAACTATCATATTGATGTACCAGACTACGTGAAAGTTATACAGGAACTTAAGAATAGGGGATATACAGACAGAGACATAGAGATTACAGAAGAACCAACAATCGCACTGGTAAGGGAGGCGCTTGGAAGATGA
- a CDS encoding HAD family hydrolase translates to MKYRIRLWDFDGTLADTGRDVWNSIQYAAKKCGGEIDRDYMKNDSNLGKPLAEIFEKVMPYPGKQKFGQFEQLVRIHYREISMYEETYLYHGIAEILESAEVEDAADYVITMKPKSALERILETKGWSNLFTDCLSPDSFDGKEKKKSELISYILEKTGCKPEETVYIGDTWSDVIAARENNIDCIGVTYGDGDTGELLAENPRFCVDSVCELKKILEEGA, encoded by the coding sequence ATGAAATATAGAATACGATTATGGGATTTTGATGGAACTTTGGCTGATACAGGAAGAGATGTCTGGAATTCTATTCAATATGCAGCAAAGAAATGTGGCGGTGAGATTGACAGAGATTATATGAAAAATGACAGTAATTTGGGAAAACCGCTGGCAGAAATTTTTGAGAAAGTGATGCCGTATCCGGGGAAGCAGAAATTTGGGCAATTTGAACAGTTGGTAAGAATACATTACAGAGAAATAAGTATGTACGAGGAGACCTATTTATATCATGGAATTGCAGAGATTCTGGAGAGTGCAGAAGTGGAGGATGCAGCAGATTACGTGATTACGATGAAACCAAAGTCGGCATTAGAACGGATTTTGGAAACAAAAGGGTGGAGTAATCTGTTCACGGATTGTCTGTCTCCAGATTCTTTTGACGGGAAAGAGAAAAAGAAAAGTGAGTTAATTTCTTATATCCTAGAAAAAACAGGATGTAAACCAGAAGAAACAGTTTATATAGGAGATACTTGGAGTGATGTAATAGCAGCAAGAGAAAATAATATCGACTGCATTGGAGTTACATATGGAGATGGAGATACAGGAGAATTATTAGCGGAAAATCCACGGTTTTGTGTGGATTCTGTTTGTGAGCTTAAAAAAATATTAGAGGAAGGTGCATAA
- a CDS encoding ECF transporter S component, giving the protein MTKKRNKMTFTEGMKAQFSTKSIVLIPIAVGINLIGGTLCSALKLPLFLDMIGTIVIACLSGPWVSALCGLLTNVFLALVANPVYLPYSIVSVLCGLITGYMVKAGLFKRIWGTVLIWIACTLTNTVSASLITIFVYGGATGVTGSSVFTATLIAATKDIMMSVFSSSFIENLIDKGIAFFIAYIIVQKIPKRFLSQYAADTMEEDDEDEDEAE; this is encoded by the coding sequence ATGACAAAGAAGAGAAATAAGATGACCTTTACAGAGGGAATGAAGGCGCAGTTTTCTACGAAATCAATTGTATTAATCCCGATAGCAGTAGGGATTAATCTGATTGGAGGAACTTTATGTTCCGCTTTAAAGCTCCCATTATTTTTGGATATGATAGGTACAATTGTGATTGCTTGTCTGTCAGGTCCATGGGTGTCGGCGCTTTGTGGTTTGTTGACAAATGTATTTTTAGCTCTGGTTGCAAATCCAGTTTATCTGCCATATTCCATTGTCAGTGTTTTATGTGGTCTTATAACGGGGTATATGGTGAAGGCCGGACTATTTAAAAGAATATGGGGAACTGTGTTAATTTGGATTGCATGCACACTTACTAATACGGTGTCAGCATCATTAATTACCATTTTTGTATATGGAGGGGCGACAGGAGTTACAGGTTCCTCTGTATTTACGGCAACTTTGATTGCAGCGACGAAAGATATTATGATGTCTGTATTTTCTTCTTCCTTTATTGAAAATTTAATAGATAAAGGGATTGCATTTTTCATTGCCTATATTATTGTACAGAAAATACCAAAAAGATTTTTAAGTCAGTATGCGGCAGATACAATGGAAGAAGATGATGAGGATGAAGACGAAGCTGAATAA
- a CDS encoding DUF4318 domain-containing protein has protein sequence MFKHHFKRSFSIELDDQNCFPNEKDFVYPNSLVIQAALENYCLKNGIHLEYISKYKPITFILDGKTKYTAEAQLIRGRFYSGYTLICTEILEDTET, from the coding sequence ATGTTCAAACACCATTTTAAAAGATCTTTTTCCATCGAACTGGATGACCAGAATTGTTTTCCAAATGAAAAGGATTTTGTTTATCCAAACTCTCTGGTCATACAGGCCGCACTGGAAAATTACTGCCTGAAAAACGGAATCCACCTGGAGTATATCAGTAAGTATAAACCAATCACTTTTATATTGGATGGAAAAACAAAATATACTGCCGAAGCACAACTTATCCGCGGACGATTTTATTCTGGATACACTTTGATCTGTACAGAGATATTAGAAGATACAGAAACATAA
- a CDS encoding phosphoribosylanthranilate isomerase: protein MADVIIQIYGIRTTEDARMVVEQGAHHIGVSYGKIKRTPGQLTCEQAKQIFEGVQPEAVKIGLTVSEDIDEITENLKEVLPDVLHLSGDIEGISPLEVQELKNRFPGLKIMQAIPVLSGVPLEEQKIMQYIKEYEPVSDFFLIDTKAPMAGDIGATGLTHDREIDRVIVESTKVPCIIAGGLDADNVAEAIHVTHPYGVDSFSLTNYDDERADTLHCKDPAKVKAFIEASQNA, encoded by the coding sequence ATGGCAGATGTAATTATTCAAATTTATGGAATCAGAACAACAGAGGATGCAAGAATGGTAGTTGAACAGGGAGCGCATCATATAGGAGTCTCCTATGGGAAAATCAAAAGAACTCCAGGGCAGCTTACATGTGAGCAGGCAAAACAGATTTTTGAGGGGGTACAGCCGGAAGCAGTAAAAATTGGTCTAACAGTATCAGAAGACATTGATGAAATTACGGAAAATTTAAAAGAAGTATTACCGGATGTTTTACACCTTTCAGGGGATATAGAGGGGATATCGCCATTGGAGGTACAAGAGCTGAAAAATAGATTTCCCGGACTTAAAATCATGCAGGCTATACCAGTATTATCAGGTGTGCCGCTGGAAGAACAAAAAATAATGCAGTATATCAAAGAGTATGAGCCAGTATCAGATTTCTTCCTGATTGATACAAAAGCTCCCATGGCAGGAGATATTGGTGCGACAGGATTGACACATGATCGGGAAATCGACAGGGTGATTGTAGAAAGTACAAAGGTGCCATGCATTATAGCAGGTGGTCTGGATGCGGATAATGTAGCGGAAGCAATTCATGTCACACATCCTTATGGTGTTGATTCATTTAGTTTAACCAATTATGATGATGAGCGTGCAGATACTCTTCATTGCAAAGATCCGGCTAAAGTAAAGGCGTTTATAGAGGCTTCACAGAATGCATAA
- a CDS encoding nucleoside hydrolase, which produces MRKVILDCDPGHDDAFAMMLAVQHLDVLGITTIGGNCTLENVTRNALKVLEVLGRTDIPVFSGHSCPTTVPLVTAPQFHGETGLDGPVLPEPTIKAQSKHAVDFIVETVMNTEDVTLIATGPLTNIAAAINREPQIVERVKELSIMGGSVTFGNWTPAAEFNIYVDPEAAYRVFNSGLHIKMSGINLTRQCCLTAEHVAEFRKIGTKAANFAADLTEFFIDTTIKSASLSGANMHDACAVAWLINPDLIKSAEMHIDIELKGELTRGMTVCDYRHLRGVEPAVDLYREPQMEFRGKQPNAEAALELDFPGFMNLLYKTLAEYR; this is translated from the coding sequence ATGAGGAAAGTAATTTTAGATTGCGATCCAGGGCATGATGATGCATTTGCAATGATGTTGGCAGTGCAGCATTTAGATGTATTGGGAATAACAACGATTGGCGGGAATTGTACATTGGAGAATGTTACAAGAAATGCGCTGAAGGTGCTGGAAGTTCTTGGGAGAACCGATATTCCGGTATTTTCAGGTCACTCCTGTCCGACAACAGTTCCGCTTGTAACGGCACCGCAGTTTCATGGAGAAACCGGACTGGATGGACCGGTACTGCCAGAGCCGACAATAAAAGCGCAAAGTAAGCATGCTGTAGATTTTATCGTAGAAACTGTGATGAATACAGAAGATGTAACATTGATTGCAACAGGGCCGTTGACAAATATTGCAGCAGCGATTAATCGTGAACCCCAAATTGTAGAACGAGTAAAAGAATTGAGTATTATGGGTGGTTCTGTGACTTTTGGAAACTGGACACCGGCTGCAGAGTTTAACATTTATGTGGATCCAGAAGCGGCATACCGTGTATTTAATTCTGGATTACACATAAAGATGTCTGGAATCAATTTAACAAGACAGTGTTGTCTGACAGCAGAGCATGTAGCTGAATTTCGTAAAATTGGTACAAAGGCGGCGAATTTCGCAGCAGATCTTACAGAATTCTTCATTGACACAACGATTAAAAGTGCTTCTCTTTCAGGGGCAAATATGCATGATGCTTGTGCAGTTGCCTGGTTGATCAATCCTGATTTAATAAAATCAGCAGAAATGCATATCGATATTGAGTTGAAAGGAGAATTGACAAGGGGGATGACAGTGTGTGATTACAGACATCTTCGAGGTGTGGAACCAGCAGTGGATTTATACAGGGAACCACAGATGGAGTTTCGAGGCAAACAGCCAAATGCAGAAGCAGCACTGGAACTGGATTTTCCGGGATTTATGAATTTGTTGTATAAGACATTAGCGGAATATAGATAG
- a CDS encoding MarR family transcriptional regulator: protein MLLTDKYADKIHGIITCYDRMIIQGYIPNWSHAEAMTAYMKLNGIRIFDYPTSFSQPLTEQVRQNAEKIAHENGMEIEFIRKLHAFRKDDRIQNIIAETGKTEGLIHIFSAMECCNTYRPWHDKTTGKTFLKFDQSKCLHYYFYFIDRELGLCYLRVPTWPPFRLQFYMNGHNLLAYKLDKKQLSYRMQDNAFLEISDIETAQKLSDRINPQGLHKVLDVFARRYSPVPESLGLGYTWTVQQIECATDIMFRKPEYLAPIYDEIIHTAIYTVKPDNIATFLGQRITYNCTKEIGTNYNQRILGTRIKHHMGDVSIKMYDKFGCVLRIESTCNDISTFRVEREVQHRDGTSDIRKAPLKKSIYSLYQLFTILKSANYRYLEFISSFDDHSSGRKKLDEVSHSRREKERTYRGFNFFDSRDLSVLEAISKGEYMTFGIQGKQIRQHLPKITPSAMTRSFKRLKVHGLIEKIPGSYKYLITALGKEIIAAGLSIKNLILVPALTS, encoded by the coding sequence ATGTTACTCACTGATAAATACGCTGATAAAATTCATGGCATCATTACCTGTTATGACCGCATGATCATTCAGGGATATATCCCAAACTGGAGCCATGCGGAAGCAATGACTGCCTATATGAAACTCAACGGTATCCGTATTTTTGATTATCCCACCAGTTTCTCCCAGCCCCTTACGGAACAGGTCCGTCAGAATGCGGAAAAGATTGCTCACGAAAATGGAATGGAAATTGAGTTCATCCGAAAACTCCATGCTTTTCGAAAAGATGACCGCATCCAGAACATCATTGCCGAAACCGGAAAAACGGAAGGTCTGATCCATATCTTTTCTGCTATGGAATGCTGTAATACCTACAGGCCCTGGCATGATAAAACAACTGGGAAGACCTTCCTGAAGTTTGACCAGAGCAAGTGTCTTCATTACTATTTCTATTTTATCGACAGGGAACTTGGCCTTTGCTATCTTCGTGTCCCTACATGGCCGCCTTTCCGTCTTCAGTTTTACATGAACGGTCATAACCTGCTCGCCTATAAGCTTGATAAAAAACAGCTTTCTTACCGGATGCAGGACAACGCGTTCCTTGAAATCTCCGATATTGAAACTGCTCAGAAACTTTCTGACCGTATCAACCCGCAAGGGCTCCATAAAGTTCTCGATGTCTTTGCCAGACGCTACAGTCCCGTTCCGGAATCTCTCGGGCTGGGTTATACCTGGACGGTTCAGCAGATCGAATGTGCCACGGATATCATGTTCCGTAAGCCGGAATACCTGGCACCAATCTATGATGAAATCATCCACACTGCGATATATACTGTGAAGCCTGACAACATCGCCACTTTCCTTGGACAGCGAATCACTTATAACTGTACCAAAGAGATTGGCACAAACTATAATCAGCGCATCCTCGGAACGAGGATCAAGCACCACATGGGTGATGTGTCCATAAAAATGTATGACAAGTTTGGCTGTGTACTGCGAATTGAAAGCACCTGCAATGATATCAGTACGTTCCGTGTGGAGCGGGAAGTTCAGCATAGGGATGGAACATCCGATATTCGGAAAGCCCCTTTAAAAAAGAGTATTTACAGCTTATATCAGTTATTCACAATCCTGAAATCTGCGAATTACAGATATCTTGAATTTATCTCATCCTTTGATGATCACAGCAGCGGCAGGAAGAAATTGGATGAAGTCAGTCATTCCCGGAGGGAAAAGGAACGAACCTATCGCGGATTCAACTTTTTTGATTCCCGTGATCTGTCTGTACTGGAAGCCATCAGCAAAGGGGAATACATGACATTCGGGATACAAGGAAAACAGATCCGCCAGCATCTTCCGAAAATCACTCCGTCTGCCATGACAAGGAGCTTTAAACGTCTGAAAGTCCATGGACTGATTGAAAAAATCCCAGGATCCTATAAATATTTGATAACGGCTCTTGGAAAAGAGATCATAGCTGCTGGTTTATCGATAAAAAACCTTATCCTTGTTCCAGCGCTTACATCTTGA
- a CDS encoding PfkB family carbohydrate kinase — MNIKEIAQLAGVSTSTVSKIVNQKDESISQETRERVLKIVKEYNYTPYSSAASHQKTWVIGILLRSSISFDKTLDGIIQTAQKNGYTTIVCNSNSSTEQEFKNITALCKNNVDGIIWEPIETKSLDYASCFKTKDIPFLTIGPVGGKNSIFLPYEEFAYRLTQELIDRKHHNIACLLTEGRRTDAFLSGYKKCLFDNHMKLDKEFIFYEFTDSLIYKVNTHRISAVISSHYQKALEFYQLMNSLHYRIPEDFSLICLKNDATETLAFPEISTYTASNKDFGVYLCEKIIARIEKSHTRTPGFSEGFKIDNTATIGIPFNLNSLKITVVGSINMDTYLNVPQLPHTGKTVITSTSSVYPGGKGINQAIGASRLGHRVTLIGNVGSDLDSDNIYRALNENGVETHGVKRCLQTDTGKAYIFVDSNGDSMISILTGANGIFTPQDICEKEHLFENTGYCLIQSEIPLDTMREACRMAHKYHAKTIVKPSACSSMTREMLADIDIIIPNEDELFELCSKYYPSMEAQAASMLECGISAVIVTLREKGCYVKTKDWEQYFSAADFSAVDKTGASDAFISALASYLLYGYDLKKAVRIATYAAGFCISREGVVPALIDRSSLETYIRQKEPSLFQDET, encoded by the coding sequence ATGAATATTAAAGAGATTGCCCAACTTGCAGGAGTTTCCACCTCCACTGTATCCAAAATCGTAAACCAAAAAGACGAAAGTATCAGTCAGGAAACACGTGAACGTGTATTAAAAATTGTGAAAGAATATAATTATACCCCCTACTCTTCAGCTGCATCGCATCAAAAAACATGGGTTATTGGCATACTACTGCGTTCCTCTATTTCTTTCGATAAGACTCTGGATGGAATTATTCAGACTGCTCAAAAAAACGGATATACGACTATTGTGTGTAATAGTAACTCGAGTACAGAACAAGAATTCAAAAATATCACTGCTCTCTGTAAAAACAATGTCGATGGAATTATCTGGGAACCTATTGAAACAAAAAGCCTTGATTATGCTTCTTGCTTTAAAACAAAAGATATACCCTTCCTTACTATTGGACCTGTAGGCGGAAAAAATTCCATATTCTTACCTTATGAAGAATTTGCCTATCGGCTAACGCAGGAACTAATTGATCGAAAGCACCACAATATTGCCTGCCTGCTTACAGAAGGGCGGAGAACTGACGCATTTTTATCAGGATATAAAAAATGTTTATTTGATAATCATATGAAATTGGATAAAGAATTCATTTTTTACGAGTTTACTGACTCCTTAATCTATAAAGTAAACACCCATCGTATAAGTGCTGTTATCTCTTCACATTATCAGAAAGCACTTGAATTTTACCAACTTATGAATTCTTTACATTACCGAATACCTGAAGATTTTTCTCTTATCTGCCTGAAAAATGACGCAACAGAAACCCTGGCGTTCCCTGAGATTTCTACTTACACAGCATCCAACAAAGACTTTGGTGTTTATTTATGCGAAAAAATAATTGCCAGAATAGAAAAATCTCATACAAGGACTCCTGGATTTTCTGAAGGATTCAAGATAGATAATACGGCTACCATTGGTATACCATTTAATTTGAACTCTTTAAAAATTACAGTTGTAGGAAGCATCAATATGGATACTTATCTAAATGTTCCACAGCTTCCACATACAGGAAAAACAGTCATCACATCGACCTCTTCCGTTTATCCTGGCGGAAAAGGAATCAATCAGGCTATCGGTGCTTCCAGACTTGGACATCGTGTAACACTGATTGGAAATGTAGGTTCTGATCTTGATTCTGACAATATTTATCGTGCATTAAATGAAAATGGGGTAGAAACCCATGGAGTAAAAAGATGTCTGCAAACCGATACAGGAAAAGCATATATCTTTGTAGATTCTAATGGTGACTCTATGATTTCAATTCTCACAGGGGCAAACGGAATTTTCACTCCTCAGGATATTTGCGAGAAAGAACATTTATTTGAAAACACCGGATATTGTCTGATTCAATCAGAGATTCCATTGGATACTATGCGAGAGGCATGCCGTATGGCACACAAATATCATGCAAAAACCATCGTAAAGCCTTCTGCCTGCTCTTCTATGACACGGGAAATGCTTGCTGATATTGATATTATAATTCCTAACGAGGATGAACTATTCGAGCTATGTTCTAAATACTATCCATCTATGGAAGCACAGGCAGCTTCCATGCTGGAATGTGGAATATCTGCTGTAATTGTTACATTACGGGAAAAAGGCTGTTATGTAAAAACAAAGGACTGGGAACAATATTTTTCTGCTGCCGATTTTTCTGCAGTTGACAAAACAGGTGCCAGCGATGCCTTTATCAGTGCACTCGCTTCCTATCTGCTTTATGGATATGATTTAAAAAAGGCTGTTCGAATTGCAACATATGCTGCTGGATTCTGCATTTCAAGAGAAGGGGTCGTTCCAGCATTAATAGACAGAAGCAGTCTTGAAACTTATATTCGCCAAAAAGAACCTTCGTTATTTCAAGATGAGACTTAA
- a CDS encoding DnaB-like helicase C-terminal domain-containing protein, translating to MRSLQVSEAGDIEQDASIIILLWNLDNEDKTRKGLKVDKNRQGELGKIVYRFDGNEMRFQETEEELKSKDGFKTVRTPTPFD from the coding sequence ATGCGGTCATTGCAAGTATCAGAAGCCGGAGACATTGAACAGGATGCAAGCATTATCATTTTGTTGTGGAATCTGGACAATGAGGATAAGACCAGGAAAGGTCTGAAAGTGGATAAGAACCGGCAGGGAGAACTAGGGAAGATTGTATACCGCTTTGATGGAAATGAAATGCGATTCCAGGAAACAGAAGAGGAACTCAAAAGCAAAGATGGATTCAAGACGGTACGGACACCGACACCGTTTGATTAA